Proteins encoded within one genomic window of bacterium:
- a CDS encoding transposase domain-containing protein, which produces MENCRRLGIAPRDYLEDVLTRLPGMKAGEVAALVPAAWLKARGRRAKRRA; this is translated from the coding sequence GTGGAAAACTGCCGCCGCCTTGGCATTGCGCCACGGGACTACCTCGAGGATGTCCTGACCCGCCTGCCGGGGATGAAGGCAGGGGAAGTGGCCGCACTCGTCCCCGCCGCCTGGCTCAAAGCCCGCGGCAGAAGGGCAAAACGCCGGGCTTGA